From one Streptomyces sp. ICC1 genomic stretch:
- the proC gene encoding pyrroline-5-carboxylate reductase, translated as MTQTVAVLGTGKIGEALLSGMIRGGWPASKLLVTARRPERAAELVARYGVEAVSNAEAAKRADTLILTVKPQDMGKLLEELAPHVPAGRLVISGAAGVPTSFFEERLAPGTPVVRVMTNTPALVDEAMSVISAGSHATAEHLLHTEEIFGGVGKTLRVPESQQDAATALSGSGPAYFYFLVEAMTDAGILLGLPRAQAHDLIVQAAIGAAVMLRDSGEHPVKLREAVTSPAGTTINAIVELEKHGVRAALIAALEAARDRSRELASGNS; from the coding sequence ATGACCCAGACAGTCGCAGTCCTCGGTACCGGCAAGATCGGCGAGGCCCTGCTCAGCGGAATGATCCGCGGCGGCTGGCCCGCCTCGAAGCTCCTCGTCACCGCCCGCCGCCCCGAGCGCGCGGCCGAGCTCGTCGCCCGCTACGGCGTCGAGGCCGTCTCCAACGCCGAGGCCGCCAAGCGTGCCGACACCCTCATCCTCACCGTGAAGCCGCAGGACATGGGCAAGCTCCTCGAAGAGCTCGCCCCGCACGTCCCCGCCGGCCGCCTGGTCATCAGCGGCGCGGCCGGCGTCCCGACCTCCTTCTTCGAGGAACGGCTCGCCCCCGGCACCCCCGTCGTCCGCGTCATGACGAACACCCCCGCCCTCGTCGACGAGGCCATGTCCGTCATCTCGGCCGGCAGCCACGCCACCGCCGAGCACCTCCTGCACACCGAGGAGATCTTCGGCGGCGTCGGCAAGACCCTGCGCGTCCCCGAGTCCCAGCAGGACGCGGCGACCGCCCTCTCCGGCTCGGGCCCGGCCTACTTCTACTTCCTCGTCGAGGCCATGACCGACGCCGGCATCCTCCTGGGCCTGCCCCGCGCCCAGGCCCACGACCTCATCGTCCAGGCCGCCATCGGCGCCGCCGTGATGCTCCGCGACAGCGGCGAGCACCCGGTCAAGCTCCGCGAGGCCGTCACCTCCCCGGCCGGCACCACCATCAACGCCATCGTGGAACTCGAGAAGCACGGCGTACGGGCCGCCCTGATCGCCGCCCTCGAAGCGGCCCGCGACCGCAGCCGCGAGCTCGCCTCCGGCAACAGCTGA
- a CDS encoding PhzF family phenazine biosynthesis isomerase produces MTDVLRYTAFSADPAGGNPAGVVLDAAGLDEAAMLEIAAGLGYSETAFLTAPPEGLGGEDGRSFTVRYFSPKAEVPFCGHATVATAVALGERIGPGELLFATRAGTVPVSVTREPRDGEAAEAGGQGGLRAVLTSVEPHTEALADPADLAEALAALDWRAEDLDPLFPPRIAYAGARHLVLGAATRARLADLAYDFDRLAALMRRLDLVTVQLVHRAGPAEFHVRNPFPVGGVVEDPATGAAAAAFGAYARELGLVPADAVLTLHQGEDMGRPGLLTVELRSGDSRVRVGGTGTRIP; encoded by the coding sequence ATGACTGACGTACTGCGCTACACCGCCTTCTCCGCCGACCCGGCCGGCGGCAACCCCGCCGGTGTCGTACTCGACGCGGCCGGCCTCGACGAGGCCGCCATGCTGGAGATCGCCGCCGGACTCGGCTACAGCGAGACCGCCTTCCTCACCGCGCCGCCCGAGGGCCTGGGCGGGGAGGACGGCCGGTCCTTCACCGTCCGCTACTTCAGCCCGAAGGCGGAGGTCCCCTTCTGCGGGCACGCCACCGTGGCCACCGCGGTGGCGCTGGGCGAGCGGATCGGCCCCGGCGAGCTGCTCTTCGCGACCCGGGCGGGCACGGTGCCGGTGTCGGTGACCCGAGAGCCCCGCGACGGGGAAGCCGCTGAAGCCGGCGGCCAGGGCGGCCTGCGGGCCGTCCTGACCAGCGTCGAGCCGCACACCGAGGCGCTGGCGGACCCGGCCGACCTCGCCGAGGCGCTGGCCGCCCTCGACTGGCGGGCGGAGGACCTGGACCCGCTGTTCCCGCCGCGGATCGCCTACGCCGGAGCCCGCCACCTCGTGCTCGGCGCCGCCACCCGGGCCCGGCTCGCGGACCTGGCGTACGACTTCGACCGGCTGGCGGCGCTGATGCGGCGCCTCGACCTCGTCACCGTGCAGCTCGTCCACCGGGCGGGCCCGGCGGAGTTCCACGTACGCAACCCCTTCCCCGTCGGCGGCGTCGTCGAGGACCCGGCGACCGGCGCGGCCGCGGCCGCCTTCGGGGCGTACGCGCGCGAGCTCGGCCTGGTCCCGGCCGACGCGGTCCTCACCCTGCACCAGGGCGAGGACATGGGCCGGCCCGGCCTCCTGACGGTGGAACTGCGCTCCGGCGACTCCCGGGTCCGCGTGGGCGGCACCGGCACGCGGATCCCGTAG
- a CDS encoding heme ABC transporter ATP-binding protein: MLAGIGLTVRAGEVLALVGPNGAGKSTLLAALSADLPASSGVVRIDGRPVGDWSAPDLALRRAVLPQSAALSFPFPVEDVVRMGRAPWAGTALADADEEAVAAAMAATEVTDFAARPFSALSGGERARVALARVLAQRAPLLLLDEPTAALDLRHQELVLRICRERSAAGDGVVVVLHDLGLAAAYADRVAVLHDGRIAADGAPSEVFEDGLLSRVYRQPVEVLPHPRTGAPLVVPVRDGAPGDSGPSRSAVRNAHCGLTSA, from the coding sequence GTGCTCGCCGGGATCGGGCTGACCGTGCGCGCCGGCGAGGTGCTGGCCCTGGTCGGACCGAACGGCGCGGGCAAGTCGACCCTGCTCGCGGCGCTCTCCGCGGACCTGCCGGCCTCCTCCGGGGTGGTCCGGATCGACGGGCGTCCGGTGGGCGACTGGTCGGCCCCCGATCTCGCCCTGCGCCGGGCGGTGCTCCCCCAGTCGGCCGCACTGTCCTTCCCCTTTCCGGTGGAAGACGTCGTACGGATGGGCCGCGCCCCCTGGGCGGGCACCGCGCTGGCCGACGCCGACGAGGAGGCGGTGGCCGCCGCCATGGCCGCCACCGAGGTGACGGACTTCGCGGCCCGGCCCTTCTCGGCGCTCTCCGGCGGCGAGCGGGCCCGGGTCGCGCTGGCCCGCGTACTGGCCCAGCGGGCCCCGCTGCTGCTGCTCGACGAGCCGACCGCGGCGCTGGACCTGCGCCACCAGGAGCTGGTGCTGCGGATCTGCCGCGAGCGGTCGGCGGCCGGCGACGGGGTCGTCGTCGTCCTGCACGACCTCGGGCTGGCGGCGGCGTACGCGGACCGGGTCGCCGTGCTGCACGACGGCCGGATCGCCGCGGACGGAGCGCCCTCGGAGGTGTTCGAGGACGGGCTGCTGAGCCGGGTCTACCGCCAGCCGGTCGAGGTGCTCCCGCATCCCCGCACCGGAGCGCCGCTGGTGGTCCCCGTACGGGACGGCGCCCCTGGTGACAGCGGCCCGAGCCGTTCCGCCGTACGGAATGCCCACTGCGGTTTGACCTCGGCTTGA
- the glnA gene encoding type I glutamate--ammonia ligase gives MDKQQEFVLRTLEERDIRFVRLWFTDVLGFLKSVAVAPAELEQAFDEGIGFDGSAIEGFARVYESDMIAKPDPSTFQILPWRAEAPGTARMFCDILMPDGSPSYADPRYVLKRILNKTSDLGFTFYTHPEIEFFLLKDKPLDGTRPTPADNSGYFDHTPQNVGMDFRRQAITMLESMGISVEFSHHEGAPGQQEIDLRYADALSTADNIMTFRLVMKQVALEQGVQATFMPKPFSEYPGSGMHTHLSLFEGDRNAFYESGAEYQLSKVGRSFIAGLLRHAAETAAVTNQWVNSYKRIWGGSSRTAGSGGEAPSYICWGHNNRSALIRVPMYKPGKTGSSRVEVRSIDSGANPYLTYAVLLAAGLKGIEEGYELPAGADDDVWALSDAERRAMGIEPLPQNLGEAISLMERSELVAETLGEHVFDFFLRNKKQEWEEYRSEVTAFELRKMMPVL, from the coding sequence ATGGACAAGCAGCAGGAATTCGTCCTCCGGACGCTCGAGGAGCGGGACATCCGCTTCGTGCGCCTGTGGTTCACCGATGTACTGGGCTTCCTCAAGTCCGTCGCGGTCGCGCCGGCGGAGCTGGAGCAGGCCTTTGACGAGGGCATCGGGTTCGACGGCTCGGCGATCGAGGGGTTCGCGCGGGTCTACGAGTCCGACATGATCGCCAAGCCGGACCCGAGCACCTTCCAGATACTGCCGTGGCGCGCGGAGGCCCCCGGCACCGCCAGGATGTTCTGCGACATCCTGATGCCCGACGGATCCCCCTCGTACGCGGACCCCCGGTACGTCCTCAAGCGCATCCTGAACAAGACCTCGGACCTGGGCTTCACCTTCTACACCCACCCCGAGATCGAGTTCTTCCTGCTGAAGGACAAGCCGCTGGACGGCACCCGGCCCACCCCCGCGGACAATTCGGGCTACTTTGACCACACCCCGCAGAACGTCGGCATGGACTTCCGCCGCCAGGCCATCACGATGCTCGAATCCATGGGCATCTCGGTCGAGTTCAGCCACCACGAGGGCGCGCCGGGCCAGCAGGAGATCGACCTGCGCTACGCCGACGCCCTCTCGACGGCCGACAACATCATGACCTTCCGCCTGGTCATGAAGCAGGTCGCGCTGGAGCAGGGCGTCCAGGCCACCTTCATGCCGAAGCCCTTCTCGGAGTACCCGGGGTCGGGCATGCACACCCACCTCTCCCTCTTCGAGGGCGACCGCAACGCCTTCTACGAGTCGGGCGCCGAGTACCAGCTCTCCAAGGTCGGCCGCTCCTTCATCGCGGGCCTGCTCCGCCACGCGGCCGAGACGGCGGCGGTCACCAACCAGTGGGTCAACTCCTACAAGCGCATCTGGGGCGGCTCCTCGCGCACCGCCGGTTCCGGCGGCGAGGCCCCCTCGTACATCTGCTGGGGCCACAACAACCGCTCGGCCCTGATCCGCGTCCCGATGTACAAGCCGGGCAAGACGGGCTCCTCGCGCGTCGAGGTCCGCTCGATCGACTCCGGCGCCAACCCGTACCTGACGTACGCCGTCCTGCTGGCCGCCGGCCTGAAGGGCATCGAGGAGGGCTACGAACTCCCGGCGGGCGCGGACGACGACGTCTGGGCCCTCTCGGACGCCGAGCGCCGCGCGATGGGCATCGAGCCCCTCCCGCAGAACCTCGGCGAGGCCATCTCCCTGATGGAGCGCAGCGAACTGGTCGCCGAAACCCTCGGCGAGCACGTCTTCGACTTCTTCCTCCGCAACAAGAAGCAGGAGTGGGAGGAGTACCGCTCGGAGGTCACGGCCTTCGAACTCCGCAAGATGATGCCGGTGCTGTAA
- the efeU gene encoding iron uptake transporter permease EfeU: MFSNYLIGLREGLEASLIVCILIAYLVKTGNKEKLVPLWLGVGLAAALSLAFGAGLEFGTQELTFKAQEAIGGALSIIAVGLVTWMVFWMKRTARHLKSELQGKLDAALAMGTGALVTTAFLAVGREGLETSLFVWRSVHAAGDGAGPLIGVLLGIGSSIVLGWLFYRGALRINLSKFFTWTGGMLVVVAAGVLAYGVHDLQEADFVPGLGNKAFDISETIPPDSWYGTLLKGTVNFQPDPTVLQVVVWALYVIPVLALFLAPSPLFKRAGAEPQREPGTS, from the coding sequence GTGTTCAGCAACTACCTGATCGGGCTGCGCGAGGGGCTGGAAGCCAGCCTCATCGTCTGCATCCTCATCGCGTACCTGGTCAAGACCGGGAACAAGGAGAAGCTGGTGCCCTTGTGGCTGGGCGTCGGCCTGGCCGCCGCCCTGTCGCTCGCCTTCGGCGCCGGCCTCGAATTCGGCACGCAGGAACTGACCTTCAAGGCGCAGGAGGCCATCGGCGGCGCCCTGTCGATCATCGCGGTCGGCCTGGTCACCTGGATGGTCTTCTGGATGAAGCGCACCGCGCGGCACCTGAAGTCCGAGCTCCAGGGCAAGCTCGACGCGGCGCTCGCGATGGGCACCGGCGCGCTGGTGACCACGGCGTTCCTGGCCGTCGGCCGGGAGGGCCTGGAGACCTCGCTGTTCGTGTGGCGCTCGGTGCACGCCGCCGGCGACGGCGCGGGACCGCTGATCGGCGTCCTGCTCGGCATCGGGTCCTCGATCGTGCTGGGCTGGCTGTTCTACCGGGGCGCGCTGAGGATCAACCTGTCGAAGTTCTTCACGTGGACCGGCGGCATGCTGGTCGTGGTCGCCGCGGGGGTGCTCGCGTACGGCGTGCACGACCTGCAGGAGGCCGACTTCGTGCCGGGGCTGGGCAACAAGGCCTTCGACATCAGCGAGACGATCCCGCCGGACAGCTGGTACGGGACCCTGCTGAAGGGCACCGTCAACTTCCAGCCGGACCCGACCGTCCTGCAGGTCGTGGTCTGGGCGCTCTACGTGATCCCGGTGCTCGCGCTGTTCCTGGCGCCGTCGCCCCTGTTCAAGCGGGCCGGGGCCGAGCCGCAGCGGGAGCCGGGCACGTCCTGA
- the efeB gene encoding iron uptake transporter deferrochelatase/peroxidase subunit produces MSESTSEQEQEQEQDKGAPSRRAVLGWGGAGLALGAAAAGGTAAVLASGSDMVSAASAGAAVPFHGEHQAGIASAVQDRLHFAAFDVKTKDRGELVRLLKDWTEAARLMTAGHPVGEGGYGGHPQAPPDDTGEALGLKASRLTLTVGFGPGLFAKGRFGLEGKRPDALVDLELFPGDNLDPARSGGDLCVQACADDPQVAVHAIRQLARIGFGKTAVRWSQLGFGKTSSTTPDEQTPRNMMGFKDGTRNIAGTDKAALEKHVWVGAGDGGDWLTGGSYLVARRIRMNIETWDRTSLGEQEDIFGRDKGEGAPVGKSKERDEPFLKAMKPEAHVRLAHPDSNDGATILRRGYSFTDGTDGLGRLDAGLFFLAYQRDVRTGFVPIQRKLAKSDVLNEYIQHVGSAVFAVPPGVRDKDDWWGRTLFA; encoded by the coding sequence ATGAGCGAATCAACGTCCGAGCAGGAACAGGAACAGGAGCAGGACAAGGGCGCGCCCTCGCGCCGTGCCGTCCTCGGCTGGGGCGGCGCGGGCCTCGCGCTCGGCGCCGCCGCGGCCGGCGGTACGGCCGCGGTGCTGGCCTCGGGCTCCGACATGGTCTCGGCGGCCTCCGCAGGCGCGGCCGTGCCCTTCCACGGCGAGCACCAGGCCGGCATCGCCAGCGCCGTCCAGGACCGCCTGCACTTCGCCGCCTTCGACGTGAAGACGAAGGACCGCGGCGAACTGGTCCGGCTCCTCAAGGACTGGACCGAGGCGGCCCGGCTGATGACGGCCGGCCACCCCGTCGGCGAGGGCGGCTACGGCGGCCACCCGCAGGCCCCGCCGGACGACACGGGCGAGGCGCTGGGCCTGAAGGCCTCCCGCCTGACCCTGACCGTCGGGTTCGGTCCCGGACTGTTCGCCAAGGGCCGCTTCGGGCTGGAGGGCAAGCGCCCCGATGCCCTGGTGGACCTGGAGCTCTTCCCCGGCGACAACCTCGACCCGGCCCGCTCGGGCGGCGACCTGTGCGTCCAGGCCTGCGCCGACGACCCGCAGGTCGCGGTGCACGCCATCCGCCAGCTCGCCCGGATCGGCTTCGGCAAGACGGCGGTGCGCTGGTCGCAGTTGGGCTTCGGCAAGACCTCCTCGACCACGCCCGACGAGCAGACCCCGCGCAACATGATGGGCTTCAAGGACGGCACCCGGAACATCGCGGGCACCGACAAGGCCGCCCTGGAGAAGCACGTGTGGGTCGGCGCGGGCGACGGCGGCGACTGGCTTACCGGCGGCTCGTACCTGGTGGCCCGCCGGATCCGGATGAACATCGAGACCTGGGACCGCACCTCGCTGGGCGAGCAGGAGGACATCTTCGGCCGCGACAAGGGCGAGGGTGCTCCCGTCGGCAAGTCCAAGGAGCGCGACGAGCCGTTCCTGAAGGCGATGAAGCCCGAGGCGCACGTCCGCCTCGCGCACCCGGACAGCAACGACGGCGCGACCATCCTGCGCCGCGGCTATTCCTTCACCGACGGCACGGACGGACTGGGCCGGCTCGACGCGGGCCTGTTCTTCCTCGCCTACCAGCGCGACGTCCGCACGGGCTTCGTCCCGATCCAGCGCAAGCTGGCGAAGTCCGACGTCCTCAACGAATACATCCAGCACGTGGGTTCGGCCGTCTTCGCCGTCCCGCCGGGCGTCCGCGACAAGGACGACTGGTGGGGCCGGACGCTGTTCGCGTAG
- a CDS encoding ABC transporter permease has product MSTARTAATAARVLRQLRHDPRSIALMLLVPVLMLILLRYVFDGSPQTFDGIGASLLGIFPLITMFLVTSIATLRERTSGTLERLLALPLGKGDLIAGYALAFGAVAVVQSLLATGVALWVLGLDVVGSPWLLLLVALLDALLGTALGLFVSAFAASEFQAVQFMPAVIFPQLLLCGLFAARDTMQPVLEGISNVLPMSYAVDGMTQVLTHTDMTADFVRDAVIVAGCALLVLTLGAATLRRRTP; this is encoded by the coding sequence ATGAGCACGGCCCGCACCGCCGCCACCGCCGCCCGCGTCCTGCGCCAGCTCCGCCACGACCCCCGCTCGATCGCCCTGATGCTGCTGGTCCCCGTACTCATGCTGATCCTGCTCCGCTACGTCTTCGACGGCAGCCCGCAGACCTTCGACGGCATCGGCGCCAGCCTCCTCGGCATCTTCCCGCTGATCACGATGTTCCTGGTCACCTCCATCGCCACCCTGCGCGAGCGCACCTCCGGCACCCTCGAACGCCTCCTCGCCTTGCCGCTCGGCAAGGGCGACCTCATCGCCGGCTACGCCCTCGCCTTCGGCGCCGTGGCCGTCGTCCAGTCCCTGCTCGCCACCGGCGTCGCCCTCTGGGTCCTCGGCCTCGACGTCGTCGGCTCCCCGTGGCTGCTCCTGCTCGTCGCCCTGCTCGACGCGCTCCTCGGCACCGCGCTCGGCCTCTTCGTCTCCGCCTTCGCCGCGTCCGAGTTCCAGGCCGTCCAGTTCATGCCGGCCGTGATCTTCCCCCAGCTCCTGCTGTGCGGGCTCTTCGCGGCGCGCGACACCATGCAGCCGGTCCTCGAAGGAATCTCCAACGTCCTGCCCATGTCCTACGCGGTCGACGGCATGACCCAGGTCCTCACCCACACCGACATGACCGCCGACTTCGTCCGCGACGCCGTGATCGTCGCCGGGTGCGCCCTGCTCGTCCTCACCCTCGGCGCCGCCACCCTCCGCCGCCGCACCCCCTGA
- a CDS encoding SDR family oxidoreductase, translated as MNARVKKTAVVTGAGSGIGRSVALALAAAGWSVAVAGRRIEPLQETAEAAGAAGAEADVQCVRADVSDPDDVAALFAAVRERHGRLDLLFNNAGTFGPAGVALEDISYEAWRSVVDVNLTGAFLCAQAAFRVMKAQDPQGGRIINNGSISAHVPRPNSIAYTATKHAMTGLTKSLSLDGRPYRIACGQIDIGNAATEMTERMQTGILQANGQLAVEPVMDAADVARTVLHMAELPLGANVQFATVMASAMPYIGRG; from the coding sequence ATGAACGCACGTGTGAAGAAGACCGCCGTGGTGACCGGCGCCGGATCGGGGATCGGCCGCTCCGTGGCCCTCGCCCTGGCCGCCGCCGGATGGTCGGTGGCCGTGGCCGGCCGCCGCATCGAACCGCTCCAGGAGACCGCCGAGGCCGCCGGGGCCGCCGGCGCGGAAGCCGACGTGCAGTGCGTGCGCGCCGACGTGAGCGATCCGGACGACGTGGCCGCGCTGTTCGCGGCCGTGCGCGAGCGCCACGGGCGGCTCGACCTGCTCTTCAACAACGCGGGCACCTTCGGCCCGGCCGGGGTCGCGCTGGAGGACATCTCCTACGAGGCCTGGCGCTCGGTGGTCGACGTCAACCTCACCGGGGCGTTCCTGTGCGCGCAGGCCGCCTTCCGGGTGATGAAGGCCCAGGACCCGCAGGGCGGCCGCATCATCAACAACGGATCGATCTCGGCGCACGTGCCGCGGCCGAACTCGATCGCCTACACCGCGACCAAGCACGCCATGACCGGCCTGACGAAGTCGCTGTCGCTGGACGGGCGTCCGTACCGGATCGCGTGCGGCCAGATCGACATCGGCAACGCGGCCACCGAGATGACCGAGCGGATGCAGACCGGGATCCTGCAGGCCAACGGCCAACTCGCGGTGGAGCCCGTGATGGACGCCGCCGACGTGGCGCGCACCGTGCTGCACATGGCGGAGCTGCCGCTGGGGGCGAACGTCCAGTTCGCCACCGTGATGGCGAGCGCGATGCCCTACATCGGGCGCGGCTGA
- a CDS encoding ABC transporter ATP-binding protein, with product MMNNEAAATAPAVHAHGLTVRRGTGRNPRTVLDALAFDVPRGRITGLLGPSGCGKSTLMRAVVGTQAHVTGTLEVLGRPAGHPELRSRIGYVTQAPSVYDDLTVRQNLDYFAAILDPGRAAADRRRETVTRAIDDVDLASHATALAGNLSGGQRNRVSLAVALLGSPELLVLDEPTVGLDPVLRRDLWNLFHDIAATRGATLLVSSHVMDEAERCHDLLLMREGRILAQDTPDALRARTDADTVEEGFLRLVDAANANAAAAATAAAASGSAAAEATQGSTR from the coding sequence ATGATGAATAACGAGGCGGCCGCCACCGCACCAGCCGTGCATGCCCACGGCCTGACCGTCCGCCGCGGCACCGGCCGCAACCCCCGCACCGTCCTCGACGCCCTCGCCTTCGACGTCCCCCGCGGCCGCATCACCGGCCTCCTCGGCCCCTCCGGCTGCGGAAAGTCCACCCTCATGCGCGCCGTCGTCGGCACCCAGGCCCACGTCACCGGCACCCTCGAAGTCCTCGGCCGCCCCGCCGGCCACCCCGAGCTCCGCTCCCGCATCGGCTACGTCACCCAGGCACCCTCCGTCTACGACGACCTCACCGTCCGCCAGAACCTCGACTACTTCGCCGCCATCCTCGACCCCGGCCGCGCCGCCGCGGACCGCCGCCGCGAGACCGTCACCCGCGCCATCGACGACGTCGACCTCGCCAGCCACGCCACCGCCCTCGCCGGCAACCTCTCCGGCGGGCAGCGCAACAGGGTCTCCCTCGCCGTCGCCCTCCTCGGCAGCCCCGAACTCCTCGTCCTCGACGAACCCACCGTCGGCCTCGACCCCGTCCTGCGCCGCGACCTGTGGAACCTCTTCCACGACATCGCCGCCACCCGCGGCGCCACCCTCCTCGTCTCCTCCCACGTCATGGACGAAGCCGAGCGCTGCCACGACCTGCTCCTCATGCGCGAAGGCCGCATCCTCGCCCAGGACACTCCGGACGCACTGCGCGCCCGGACCGACGCCGACACCGTCGAGGAGGGCTTCCTGCGCCTCGTCGACGCGGCCAACGCCAACGCCGCTGCCGCTGCCACCGCCGCTGCCGCCTCCGGCTCCGCTGCCGCCGAAGCCACCCAGGGGAGCACCCGATGA
- the efeO gene encoding iron uptake system protein EfeO: MRPARLTVVTAVAVVAALSAVTGCSEKSDASGDGAVRVKASDTACEVSTKEFPAGKVVFEVENKGSKVTELYVLFPDDRIVAERENIGPGTKASITAELKAGDYEIACKPGMKGDGIRQTVKATGTGTVEKRSPEADAAVASYRKYVQEQADETLPKAQAFADAVKAGDIEAAKKAYSLSRIGWERTEPVAESFGDIDPKVDVREDGLEPGQEWTGWHKLEKSLFADNKIDDADKKLAETLIADLTEWQKKVGQAEITPTSIANGAKELLDEVATGKVTGEEERYSHTDLVDFKANVEGAEKAYELLKPITSKTDPALSAELDKQFAALNNLLEKYRPNKAAYEYTAYDKVGEAERKELSDAVNALAEPLSKLAAAAAK; the protein is encoded by the coding sequence ATGCGTCCCGCCCGCCTCACCGTCGTCACCGCGGTCGCCGTCGTGGCCGCGCTCTCCGCGGTCACCGGCTGCTCCGAGAAGAGCGACGCGTCCGGCGACGGAGCGGTCCGCGTCAAGGCCTCCGACACCGCCTGCGAGGTCTCCACGAAGGAGTTCCCCGCGGGCAAGGTGGTCTTCGAGGTCGAGAACAAGGGCTCCAAGGTCACCGAGCTCTACGTGCTCTTCCCCGACGACCGCATCGTCGCCGAGCGCGAGAACATCGGCCCCGGCACCAAGGCCTCCATCACCGCCGAGCTCAAGGCGGGCGACTACGAGATCGCCTGCAAGCCCGGCATGAAGGGCGACGGCATCCGCCAGACGGTCAAGGCCACCGGCACCGGCACCGTCGAGAAGCGCAGCCCCGAGGCCGACGCCGCCGTCGCCTCGTACCGCAAGTACGTGCAGGAGCAGGCCGACGAGACCCTCCCCAAGGCCCAGGCCTTCGCGGACGCGGTCAAGGCCGGCGACATCGAGGCCGCGAAGAAGGCGTACTCCCTGTCCCGCATCGGCTGGGAGCGCACCGAGCCGGTCGCCGAGTCCTTCGGCGACATCGACCCGAAGGTCGACGTCCGCGAGGACGGCCTGGAGCCGGGCCAGGAGTGGACCGGCTGGCACAAGCTGGAGAAGTCCCTCTTCGCCGACAACAAGATCGACGACGCGGACAAGAAGCTCGCCGAGACCCTGATCGCCGACCTCACCGAGTGGCAGAAGAAGGTCGGCCAGGCGGAGATCACCCCCACCTCGATCGCGAACGGCGCCAAGGAGCTCCTCGACGAGGTCGCCACCGGCAAGGTGACGGGCGAGGAGGAGCGCTACTCCCACACCGACCTGGTCGACTTCAAGGCCAACGTCGAGGGCGCGGAGAAGGCGTACGAGCTGCTCAAGCCGATCACCTCGAAGACCGACCCCGCGCTCTCCGCCGAACTGGACAAGCAGTTCGCGGCGCTGAACAACCTGCTGGAGAAGTACCGCCCGAACAAGGCCGCGTACGAGTACACCGCGTACGACAAGGTCGGCGAGGCCGAGCGCAAGGAGCTCTCCGACGCGGTCAACGCGCTGGCCGAGCCGCTCTCCAAGCTGGCCGCCGCGGCCGCCAAGTAG
- the trpS gene encoding tryptophan--tRNA ligase — protein sequence MTRIFSGVKPTGHLTLGNYLGAVRQWVAAEQKPDEALFCVVDLHALTVEHDPARVRRLSRQAATLLIAAGLTPDTCTLFVQSHVDEHARLAYLLECTASDGELRRMVQYKEKAAKAQASGEGVRLSLLTYPVLMAADILAYRTDEVPVGEDQRQHVELTRDLAVRFNQRYGHTFTVPKATHPVVAARVMDLQEPTSKMGKSGDAGPGVVFMLDEPEAVRKKVMRAVTDSGDGGVVYDREARPGVANLLDVLAACTGGEPAVLADGYTGYGALKRDVADAVVELLRPVRARHAELAADPGAVEAVLRAGAGRARALARPVVDEAYRAIGLLEP from the coding sequence ATGACGAGGATCTTCAGCGGGGTCAAGCCGACCGGGCACCTGACGCTGGGCAACTACCTGGGCGCCGTGCGGCAGTGGGTCGCCGCCGAGCAGAAGCCCGACGAGGCACTGTTCTGCGTGGTCGACCTGCACGCCCTGACCGTCGAGCACGATCCGGCGCGGGTGCGCCGGCTCAGTCGGCAGGCGGCGACGCTGCTCATCGCCGCCGGACTGACCCCCGACACGTGCACGCTGTTCGTGCAGAGCCATGTGGACGAGCACGCGCGGCTGGCCTACCTGCTGGAGTGCACCGCCTCCGACGGGGAGCTGCGCCGGATGGTGCAGTACAAGGAGAAGGCGGCGAAGGCGCAGGCCTCGGGGGAAGGCGTACGGCTGTCGCTGCTCACCTATCCCGTGCTGATGGCCGCCGACATCCTGGCCTACCGGACCGATGAGGTGCCGGTCGGTGAGGACCAGCGCCAGCACGTGGAGCTGACCCGGGATCTGGCCGTGCGGTTCAACCAGCGCTACGGGCACACCTTCACCGTGCCCAAGGCCACGCATCCCGTGGTGGCCGCGCGGGTCATGGACCTGCAGGAGCCCACCTCGAAGATGGGGAAGTCCGGGGACGCGGGCCCCGGGGTGGTGTTCATGCTCGACGAGCCCGAGGCCGTGCGGAAGAAGGTGATGCGGGCCGTCACCGACAGCGGGGACGGCGGGGTCGTCTACGACCGGGAGGCGCGGCCGGGGGTCGCGAACCTGCTGGACGTCCTCGCGGCGTGCACCGGGGGCGAGCCGGCCGTGCTCGCCGACGGGTACACCGGGTACGGGGCGCTCAAGCGGGACGTGGCCGACGCCGTGGTGGAGCTGCTGCGGCCGGTCCGTGCGCGGCACGCGGAGCTGGCGGCCGACCCGGGCGCGGTGGAGGCGGTGCTGCGCGCGGGCGCCGGGCGGGCCCGGGCGCTGGCGCGGCCCGTGGTCGACGAGGCGTACCGGGCCATCGGGCTGCTGGAGCCCTGA